A section of the Thermodesulfobacteriota bacterium genome encodes:
- a CDS encoding acylneuraminate cytidylyltransferase family protein encodes MSAMEMLAVIPARGGSKRLPRKNILPFRGRPVMAYTIAAALEAGCFRKVLVSTEDDEIAAVGRQYGAEVARRPWALASDTARVVDVCRQVLDEERRAGRRYDVLCCLYATAPLRTAPDILATAGLLMEGECEFAMAVTRYSFPPAQALRPDNAGILNPVWPELVHQQSQNLGTFLVDNGSTYAVLVPAFLETGTFYGPTLKGHVMPRLRSVDIDDEEDFQLALLLAGQGGS; translated from the coding sequence ATGAGCGCCATGGAGATGCTGGCGGTTATCCCCGCCCGGGGCGGGTCCAAGCGTCTGCCCCGAAAGAACATCCTCCCGTTCCGCGGCCGGCCGGTCATGGCCTACACCATCGCCGCAGCGCTGGAGGCCGGGTGTTTCCGGAAGGTGCTGGTTTCCACCGAGGATGATGAGATCGCCGCAGTCGGTCGCCAGTATGGCGCCGAGGTGGCCAGGCGGCCGTGGGCGCTCGCCTCGGACACGGCGCGGGTGGTGGATGTCTGCCGCCAGGTGTTGGACGAGGAGAGACGGGCAGGCCGGCGGTACGATGTGCTGTGCTGCCTGTACGCCACCGCCCCCTTGCGCACCGCCCCCGACATCCTGGCCACCGCAGGCCTCTTGATGGAAGGGGAGTGCGAATTCGCCATGGCGGTGACCAGGTACTCGTTCCCGCCGGCCCAGGCCCTGCGGCCGGACAATGCCGGCATCCTGAATCCCGTGTGGCCGGAGCTGGTCCACCAGCAGAGCCAGAACCTGGGGACGTTCCTGGTGGACAACGGCAGCACCTACGCCGTCTTGGTACCCGCTTTTCTGGAGACCGGCACCTTCTACGGCCCCACCCTCAAGGGCCATGTCATGCCCCGCCTCCGGTCGGTGGATATCGACGACGAGGAGGATTTCCAACTGGCCCTGCTTCTGGCGGGACAAGGAGGCTCATGA
- a CDS encoding Gfo/Idh/MocA family oxidoreductase: protein MKVLVIGCGSIGRRHAMNAARLAATAVVDSDSGLAARVAAETGARHFDRIEDALAWGPDRVVVAVPNDLHVPLARRTVQAGADVLIEKPIAHA, encoded by the coding sequence ATGAAGGTCCTGGTGATCGGCTGCGGCTCCATCGGCCGGCGGCATGCCATGAATGCGGCCCGGCTGGCGGCAACAGCGGTGGTGGATAGCGATAGCGGCCTGGCGGCCAGGGTCGCTGCCGAGACCGGTGCCCGCCATTTCGACCGCATCGAGGACGCCCTGGCCTGGGGGCCGGACCGGGTGGTGGTGGCCGTGCCCAACGACCTCCACGTTCCCCTGGCCAGGCGGACGGTGCAAGCGGGCGCCGACGTGCTCATCGAAAAGCCCATCGCCCACGCC